DNA from Massilia antarctica:
ATTTCAACCACCTCGACCCCGCCATGGAAGACCGCGCCACCGGGGTCGCGGCCGGCGCCCTGAGCGCCCACCTGGGCCGCGCCATCACCTTGCACCAGGGTGGTGCACTGGGCGCGCCTTGCCTGATCCGCACCCGGCTGGAGGAAGGCGAAATTCTGGTGGGCGGACGGGCCGAACTCGTGCCCGGCAATTGACAACGTTGTCATTGCACCACACCACCTTGGACTGGCGCGGTGGAAATTACATTAGAATCATTCTCCTTTCGATAATAAAACCCGGAGACCTGTCGCGTGTTCACTACCACCCTTTTACGTCGGTCCGTCTTGCTCGCTTTGTACGGCGGTGCCGCTCTCGCCGTGTACGCCCCCGCCACCCTGGCCCAGTCGGGCCAGCAAGCCACCAAAGAAGATGTCATTCCCAGCGTCAGCGTGGTCGGTTCGCGCCGCGTCTCGGCCACCTCCGCCACCGATACGGCGGTCCCGGTCGACCTGATTCCCATGACCCGCGTGGCCGAGCAAGGCGGCCAGTTCGACCTGGCCCAGACCCTGACCTATATCTCGCCCTCGTTTAACTCCACCCGCCAGAGCGGGGCCGATGGCGCCGACCTGGTCGATTCGGCCGCCCTGCGCGGCCTCGGTTCCGACCAAACCTTGGTGTTGATGAACGGCAAGCGCCGTCACAGCACCTCCCTGGTGAACATCTTCGGCGCCCGCAACCGCGGCAATACCGGCACCGACATGAATGCGATTCCGCTGCTGGCGGTGAAAAACATCCAGGTGCTGCGCGATGGCGCCGCCGCCCAGTACGGCTCCGACGCGATTGCGGGGGTCATCAATATTGAACTGAAGCGCTCGCTCGGTTGCGAAAGCGTGCTCGGCGCGGGCCAATATTCGGCCGGCGATGGCAAGAATTACCTGGCCTCGGCTTACTGCGGCGTGGCCGTGGCCGGCGGCACGGTCGGCATCACGGCCGAGTATCTCGACCGCGGCCGCTCGAACCGGGCCGAAGCGGGCAGCCTGCGCACCATCGGCGACAGCAAGGTGCAGAACCAGACCCTGTACCTGAACGGCGAAATTCCCCTGGTCGACGGCAAGCTGTATTTCACGGCCGGCACCCAGAAGCGCGACGCTTCCTCGGCCGCCTTCGGCCGCGGTCCGGACCAGATTCCGACGCGCAATGCGCAAGCCATGTACCCGAACGGCTTCGCGCCCTTCATCAATGCCGACATCGACGACCATTACGGCACCATCGGTTACCGCGCCAAGCTGGGCGAGTGGAATGCGGATTTCTCGCAAACCTATGGCTACAACAAGATGCATTACAACATCAGCAATACGCTCAATGCCTCGATCGCCAACCTCGACCTGATCAAGGGTGGCAAGGGCGTGTCGGCCTCGCAATTCGACGCGGGCGGTTTCGCGGCCACCCAGCTGACCACCAATGCCGATGCCAGCCGTTTCTATCCGAACATCCTGAGCGGCATGAACCTGGCCTTCGGCGCCGAGTTCCGCAAGGAAAACTACGAAATCTTCGCCGGTGAAGCCGCTTCCTACAACGATGTCGACGGTGCCGGCTTCGGCGGCGACCCCGGCAGCCAGGGCTTCCCGGGCTTCCGTCCGGCCGACGCGACCGACCGCAGCCGCCATAGCGTGGCCGCCTACATCGATGTCGAAACCGACATCACCGAGCGCCTG
Protein-coding regions in this window:
- a CDS encoding TonB-dependent receptor plug domain-containing protein — its product is MFTTTLLRRSVLLALYGGAALAVYAPATLAQSGQQATKEDVIPSVSVVGSRRVSATSATDTAVPVDLIPMTRVAEQGGQFDLAQTLTYISPSFNSTRQSGADGADLVDSAALRGLGSDQTLVLMNGKRRHSTSLVNIFGARNRGNTGTDMNAIPLLAVKNIQVLRDGAAAQYGSDAIAGVINIELKRSLGCESVLGAGQYSAGDGKNYLASAYCGVAVAGGTVGITAEYLDRGRSNRAEAGSLRTIGDSKVQNQTLYLNGEIPLVDGKLYFTAGTQKRDASSAAFGRGPDQIPTRNAQAMYPNGFAPFINADIDDHYGTIGYRAKLGEWNADFSQTYGYNKMHYNISNTLNASIANLDLIKGGKGVSASQFDAGGFAATQLTTNADASRFYPNILSGMNLAFGAEFRKENYEIFAGEAASYNDVDGAGFGGDPGSQGFPGFRPADATDRSRHSVAAYIDVETDITERLKVLSAVRYEKFSDFGSSVTGKLATAFKISDSVLVRGSASTGFRAPSLQQAYFSSTFTEFVNGNPVDSVFAPNGGNVANAIGIPKLKEEKSVSFTLGGTWTPTPTTSVTADLYRIAIDDRIVFSGRFDASNYAPIVPLLSTLGVGAAQFFVNSIDTKTQGLDLTVSNRSEVAGGKLNTFLAMNISKTEVTGVNAPAVFKGYEDVLLSQRERLFLEQGGPRRKATLGFEYLLGKIGTDFKVIHFGKQTLGTWSGAPTPDQVYKPKTSADLSFTYNFSDKTKLTFGGANIFNVKPTEQDPDQTDNGFKYESVQFGMNGASYFARLWHKF